From one Anguilla rostrata isolate EN2019 chromosome 12, ASM1855537v3, whole genome shotgun sequence genomic stretch:
- the kcne4 gene encoding potassium voltage-gated channel subfamily E member 4 codes for MTRMETANNDTSPNPLHLQMGGDSGAQPGSGDGNAYLYILIVMSFYGVFLCGIMLGYIRSKRREKKPNVFTHLIYEEEKREWGAVQKKHSLTLPISAGLRSVQVSLPFGGTLYNGKLPAPLSCALCSVEQSSASSLCSSADVHFAIEEESDSGTAEVAEEALRGCPDNCDDSADVLKERW; via the coding sequence ATGACTAGGATGGAGACCGCAAATAACGACACATCGCCAAACCCTCTCCATCTGCAGATGGGTGGCGACTCCGGCGCCCAACCTGGCAGCGGCGATGGCAATGCGtatctgtacattttaataGTCATGTCTTTTTACGGGGTGTTTCTGTGCGGGATCATGCTGGGTTATATCCGGTCCAAGAGGCGAGAGAAGAAGCCGAACGTGTTCACGCATTTAATCTATGAGGAGGAGAAGCGCGAGTGGGGGGCCGTTCAGAAGAAGCACAGCCTGACCCTTCCCATTAGCGCGGGTCTCAGGTCCGTCCAAGTGTCGCTCCCTTTTGGTGGGACCCTGTACAACGGCAAGCTTCCGGCGCCGCTCTCGTGCGCCCTGTGTTCCGTGGAGCAGAGCAGCGCgagctccctctgctcctccgcCGACGTGCACTTCGCCATAGAGGAGGAGTCGGACAGCGGCACTGCCGAGGTTGCGGAGGAGGCACTCAGGGGATGTCCGGACAACTGCGACGATTCCGCGGATGTTCTCAAAGAACGCTGGTGA